One Nicotiana tomentosiformis chromosome 4, ASM39032v3, whole genome shotgun sequence genomic window carries:
- the LOC138909922 gene encoding uncharacterized protein — protein sequence MDFQALANQFVRLDVSKPSRVLAYVVSRSSLLERIKSRQFDDPYLLVLKNTVQQGGAKEVVIGDDGFMRLEGRICVPNVDGLRELILEEAHNLCYYIHPGVPKMYRDLKQDYWWRRMKKGIVAYVSWCLNYQHVKYEHQKPSGLT from the coding sequence atggattttcaggccttggctaatcaatttgtgagattggatgtttcaaagCCTAGTAGGGTTCTTGCTTATGTTGTGTCACGGTCTTCGTTGTTAGAGCGTATCAAgtctcgccagtttgatgatccttacttgttggtgttgaaaAACACAGTGCAGCAGGGTGGTGCTAAGGAAGTtgtgattggagatgatggttTTATGCGGCTTGAAGGTCGAATTTGTGTCCCAAacgttgatgggttgagagagttgatccttgaggaggcacACAATTTATGCTATTATATTCACCCAGGTGTcccgaagatgtatcgtgacttgaaacAAGACTATTGGTGGCGAAGGATGAAGAAAGGTATTGTTGCATATGTATCTTGGTGTTTGAATTAtcaacatgtgaagtatgagcatcagaaaccgaGTGGATTGACTTAG